From the Desulfovibrio sp. JY genome, one window contains:
- a CDS encoding glycosyltransferase family 4 protein: protein MTGGSEAVRLIMVLKGYPRLSETFISNEILLLEAQGFKVRIVSMRDPREAARHASIYRIKADVVYLPEYIRPALGELLYENFRAALAAPRGYLRALGLMVRHLVRTRRSATVKHLLQAGFLCRRALTPGEPAHLHAHFAHSPTSVAVYAGLISGLPVSFTGHAKDVWTQEPGKLAEKIGRAAFVVTCTRANAAYLRRLSPNGTPIYDVYHGIDLSLFDGAGERPEPAPPYRILTVARLTAKKGLDTVLDALGRLAGEGMDFIYDLVGEGEDREALQARARALGIADRVHFCGAMSHEAVLALYRKADVFALGCRVLENGDRDGVPNVIVEAMAMGLPVAATNVSALPELAKDGETALACPPDDPAALAANIRRLLTDAALRARLTCAARAAVARDFDNAANIERLAAIFARHAGGRVPSVGAAPDGAA from the coding sequence ATGACGGGGGGGAGCGAGGCGGTGCGGCTTATCATGGTGCTCAAGGGCTATCCGCGCCTGTCCGAGACGTTTATTTCCAACGAGATACTGCTGCTCGAGGCCCAGGGCTTCAAGGTGCGCATCGTCTCCATGCGCGATCCGCGCGAGGCCGCGCGCCATGCCTCGATCTACCGCATCAAGGCCGATGTGGTGTATCTACCGGAATACATCCGGCCGGCGCTCGGGGAGCTCCTCTACGAGAATTTCCGGGCCGCCCTGGCCGCGCCGCGCGGCTACCTGCGCGCCCTTGGCCTCATGGTCCGGCATCTGGTCCGCACGCGCCGCTCGGCCACGGTCAAGCACCTGCTCCAGGCCGGGTTTCTCTGCCGCCGGGCGCTGACGCCGGGCGAACCCGCCCATCTGCACGCCCATTTCGCCCATTCGCCCACCTCGGTCGCGGTTTATGCCGGGCTCATAAGCGGCCTGCCGGTCAGCTTCACCGGCCACGCCAAGGACGTCTGGACCCAGGAGCCGGGCAAGCTGGCCGAAAAAATCGGCCGGGCCGCCTTCGTGGTCACCTGCACCAGGGCCAACGCCGCCTACCTGCGCCGGCTCTCGCCAAACGGCACGCCGATCTACGACGTCTACCACGGCATCGACCTGTCCCTTTTTGACGGCGCGGGCGAGCGCCCCGAACCGGCTCCGCCGTACCGCATCCTGACCGTGGCTAGGCTTACGGCCAAGAAAGGCCTGGACACGGTCCTCGACGCCCTGGGCCGTCTGGCCGGGGAGGGAATGGATTTCATCTACGACCTGGTCGGGGAGGGCGAGGACCGGGAAGCCCTGCAAGCGCGGGCGCGGGCCCTTGGCATCGCGGATCGGGTGCATTTTTGCGGGGCGATGTCCCACGAGGCGGTGCTGGCGCTCTACCGCAAGGCCGACGTCTTTGCCCTGGGCTGCCGCGTGCTTGAAAACGGCGACCGCGACGGCGTGCCCAACGTCATTGTCGAGGCCATGGCCATGGGATTGCCGGTTGCGGCCACCAACGTTTCGGCCCTGCCGGAGCTGGCGAAAGACGGCGAGACGGCGCTGGCCTGTCCGCCCGACGACCCGGCGGCCCTGGCGGCCAATATCCGACGCCTGCTCACCGACGCGGCGCTGCGCGCCCGCCTGACCTGCGCGGCCAGGGCTGCCGTGGCCCGCGATTTCGACAACGCGGCCAACATCGAACGGCTGGCGGCCATCTTTGCCCGTCATGCCGGGGGCAGGGTCCCGTCGGTCGGGGCCGCACCGGACGGGGCCGCGTGA
- a CDS encoding glycosyltransferase family 4 protein, which produces MNVALYAPFKPLDHPDPSGDRTIGRELTAALEAGGVTVVTPSRFRTRCFSTRPLLWLGTLAARRAALEAASLARVKAWLTFHTYYKSPDVIGPYVARELGIPYVVFQGVYSTKTRRRLGTRLGYELNRRALLAARLVVTNRRLDYINLARLLPKNRLAYVRPGIHPDAFAFDAEARRELRKDWDVGDAPVIVTAAMFRNDVKTESLTYLFLRLGELAREGTPFFLVVAGDGVMRDMLMALARRELPDRHLFLGCVDREDMGALFGAGDIFAFPGIRESLGMVYLEAQAAGLPVVALADGGVPEVVANGRTGLLTPPGDDAAYCRALRDLLTDRQRRREMGEAAEAYVREKHDRDRNYGVMARVLRRLAGEG; this is translated from the coding sequence GTGAACGTCGCCCTGTACGCCCCCTTCAAGCCCCTGGATCATCCCGATCCCTCGGGCGACCGGACCATCGGCCGCGAACTGACCGCCGCCCTGGAAGCGGGCGGCGTCACGGTGGTGACCCCGAGCCGCTTTCGCACCCGCTGCTTTTCCACGCGACCGCTGTTGTGGCTCGGAACCCTGGCCGCGCGCCGCGCCGCCCTGGAGGCGGCAAGCCTCGCCCGGGTCAAGGCCTGGCTCACCTTCCACACCTACTACAAGTCGCCGGACGTCATCGGTCCCTACGTTGCCCGGGAACTCGGCATTCCCTACGTCGTCTTCCAGGGCGTCTATTCCACCAAGACCCGGCGTCGGCTTGGGACGCGCCTTGGCTACGAGCTCAATCGCCGGGCCCTTCTGGCCGCCCGGCTGGTGGTCACCAACCGCCGGCTCGATTACATCAACCTGGCCCGGCTGCTGCCTAAAAACAGGCTGGCCTATGTGCGCCCCGGCATCCATCCCGACGCCTTCGCCTTCGACGCCGAGGCCCGGCGGGAACTGCGCAAGGATTGGGACGTGGGCGACGCCCCGGTCATCGTCACCGCGGCCATGTTTCGCAACGACGTGAAGACCGAAAGCCTGACCTATCTGTTTTTGCGCCTGGGCGAACTGGCCCGGGAGGGGACGCCTTTTTTCCTGGTCGTGGCCGGCGACGGGGTCATGCGGGACATGCTGATGGCCCTGGCCCGGCGCGAGCTGCCCGACCGCCATTTGTTTCTGGGCTGCGTCGACCGGGAGGACATGGGGGCGCTTTTCGGCGCAGGGGACATCTTCGCCTTTCCCGGCATTCGGGAGTCCCTCGGCATGGTCTATCTCGAGGCCCAGGCCGCCGGGCTGCCGGTGGTGGCCCTGGCCGACGGCGGCGTGCCCGAGGTGGTGGCGAACGGCCGCACGGGATTGCTTACGCCCCCCGGCGACGACGCGGCCTACTGCCGGGCGCTGCGTGATCTGCTCACGGACCGGCAGCGCCGCCGGGAGATGGGCGAGGCGGCCGAGGCCTACGTGCGCGAGAAGCATGACCGCGACCGCAATTACGGGGTGATGGCCCGGGTGCTGCGCCGGCTGGCCGGGGAGGGCTGA
- a CDS encoding PAS domain-containing protein: MANLCETPLRDLPPATPVTLGLWTTAGQAARRLLDVGAGEALILDSGRPLGVVTTRGLSRVLNQSPDTAAHLAVRDLMDPVAVSSDAEFLPAALRHLLAAPSRRLAVVDAKGRAVGILAPFHVARLCGGLDTLAGRTVASAMARAVVTAALGETLPAVLARMRRTGVGGVVVVEADRPRGVFTARDAAALLADGRDIGRCRVEAVMRTPVVAISPQLPLAEAVSGMDGAGAGRLAVTDAAGYLLGLLTWTDVAQIVSELLSEAEGAALRERAELYRDLYNNAAQGLFRLDTAGRPLAANTTLARLFGCRDVADFLRQARTDEHLVRLDIPQRRELLVRALGQADPVFFETHFYHHDGSMARIKCYVRALRDSLGSPVCLEGACADFSALPPAENAAGENGYRSIVEHITELICRIDAAGRLLFVNTAFARYWGKTAEACVAENFRSPMPQEDADMVAGRLAALSPDRPTTGFEHRVLRPDGRMRWQRWTYRAMFDEAGALLEYQAVGRDVTARKLAEERLRAEHARARNMLEALPLAVFFKDVDRRFTGCNQAFETQSGIARERLVGGTLDDFLGEADARPYHAIDRELLAKGGRQVYEAVLPTPAGARHMIVHKGLLHDAGGTVAGIIGASIDITERKLAERAAVQVRDALEAEALRLRQRMAGAIEAREEAESRLRRERRFLDTVLSGIQDGICLLTLDLTVISSNKAMRTLYAEQGEMVGRKCFDLFHGRGMPCNDCPSLRALATRKLAISLVPKIESGSASGWVELFCYPLFDDDGVVSGVVEIVRDVTAGKRLEAELADALERAEGASQAKGAFLANMSHEIRTPLNAVLGYVQLMLADRLDPRQRERLNVVEESAGTLLSIINDILDYSKIEAGRMELKAAPFDLVRGLEGVFKEQEVLAKAKGLDLALDIAENVPGAVRGDGLRLRQVLRNLVNNAVKYTDKGGVRLGVAIADAPCSASGGEGGRLWLRFTVADTGIGIPYEQQETIFDSFTQIDGGLTKRQAGTGLGLAICRRLAGLMGGTISLESTPGQGSTFRLECPFDAAGAESVPVADARPGSRPDDLPPLSILLVEDNRVNRVFASDLLENRGHTVSMAENGQAALDYLAGHPVDVVLMDIQMPVMDGLTATRAIRAGRPPIDPNLPVIGLSAYAMDQERERFLAAGLDDYIIKPIDVEAFFAVVRGVLVRRGRLPSGARRDAACEKRLLDTQGLLRQYHNKTGLLTRVGRAFVASVPEQLAAMDAAQRAGDMAVCERVAHTLKGNAAMFGAAAMRALAAEAELVAAAGDADKFASLAPGLVEACQAVVTGLDDFLRGLPR; encoded by the coding sequence ATGGCCAATCTCTGTGAAACGCCGCTGCGTGACCTCCCTCCCGCAACGCCCGTAACGCTCGGCCTCTGGACCACGGCCGGTCAGGCCGCCCGGAGGCTGCTCGACGTCGGAGCCGGCGAAGCGCTGATTCTCGACAGCGGCCGGCCGCTCGGCGTGGTCACCACGCGCGGTCTGTCCCGGGTGCTCAACCAGTCCCCGGACACGGCCGCCCATCTGGCTGTGCGCGACCTCATGGACCCCGTTGCCGTCTCTTCGGATGCCGAGTTTCTGCCGGCCGCCCTGCGCCATTTGCTGGCCGCGCCGTCGCGTCGGCTGGCGGTGGTGGACGCCAAGGGGCGGGCTGTCGGCATTTTGGCTCCGTTCCACGTGGCCCGGCTGTGCGGGGGCCTCGACACGCTTGCCGGCCGCACCGTGGCCAGCGCCATGGCCCGGGCGGTGGTGACGGCGGCCCTCGGTGAGACGTTGCCGGCCGTTTTGGCCCGCATGCGCCGCACCGGCGTCGGCGGCGTGGTGGTGGTCGAGGCGGACAGGCCGCGCGGCGTTTTTACGGCCCGCGACGCCGCGGCGCTTCTGGCCGACGGGCGCGATATCGGCCGCTGCCGCGTGGAGGCGGTCATGCGCACCCCTGTTGTGGCCATCTCGCCGCAACTGCCGCTTGCCGAGGCCGTTTCGGGCATGGATGGGGCCGGTGCGGGCCGGCTGGCCGTCACCGACGCCGCCGGGTATCTGCTCGGCCTTTTGACCTGGACCGACGTGGCCCAGATCGTCTCCGAACTCCTGTCCGAGGCCGAGGGCGCGGCGCTTCGCGAACGGGCGGAGCTGTACCGGGACCTCTACAATAATGCCGCCCAGGGACTTTTCCGCCTGGATACGGCCGGCCGTCCCCTGGCCGCCAATACGACCCTGGCCCGGCTCTTCGGCTGCCGCGACGTGGCCGATTTCCTGCGACAGGCCCGCACCGACGAGCACCTCGTGCGTCTGGACATCCCCCAGCGCCGGGAGCTGCTCGTGCGCGCCCTGGGGCAGGCCGATCCCGTCTTTTTCGAAACGCATTTCTACCATCATGACGGCAGCATGGCGCGCATCAAATGCTATGTGCGGGCCTTGCGCGACAGCCTCGGCAGTCCGGTGTGCCTGGAAGGGGCCTGCGCCGATTTTTCCGCCTTGCCGCCGGCGGAAAACGCGGCCGGCGAAAACGGCTACCGCTCCATCGTCGAGCACATCACCGAACTGATCTGCCGCATCGACGCCGCCGGACGGCTGCTCTTCGTCAACACGGCCTTTGCCCGCTACTGGGGCAAGACGGCCGAGGCCTGCGTGGCCGAGAATTTTCGCTCGCCCATGCCGCAGGAGGATGCGGACATGGTGGCCGGGCGTCTGGCCGCCCTTTCCCCCGACCGGCCGACCACCGGCTTCGAGCACCGGGTGCTGCGTCCGGACGGCCGCATGCGCTGGCAGCGCTGGACCTACCGGGCCATGTTCGACGAGGCGGGAGCGCTCCTCGAATACCAGGCCGTGGGGCGCGACGTCACGGCGCGCAAGCTGGCCGAGGAGCGACTACGCGCCGAGCACGCCAGGGCCCGCAATATGCTCGAGGCCCTGCCCCTGGCGGTATTCTTCAAGGATGTCGACCGGCGCTTCACGGGGTGCAACCAGGCTTTCGAGACCCAAAGCGGCATTGCGCGCGAGCGCCTTGTCGGCGGCACCCTCGACGATTTTCTCGGCGAGGCGGATGCCCGCCCGTATCATGCGATCGACCGGGAACTGCTGGCCAAGGGAGGGCGGCAGGTCTACGAGGCCGTGCTGCCGACGCCGGCCGGCGCGCGCCACATGATCGTCCACAAGGGGCTTCTCCACGATGCCGGAGGCACGGTTGCCGGCATCATCGGCGCGTCCATCGACATCACCGAGCGCAAACTGGCCGAGCGGGCGGCCGTTCAAGTCCGCGACGCCCTGGAGGCCGAGGCGCTGCGCCTGCGCCAGCGCATGGCCGGTGCAATCGAGGCCCGGGAAGAGGCCGAGTCCCGGTTGCGGCGGGAACGGCGTTTTCTGGATACGGTGCTCTCCGGCATCCAGGACGGCATCTGCCTGCTCACGCTCGACCTGACCGTCATCTCGTCCAACAAGGCCATGCGGACGCTCTACGCCGAACAGGGGGAAATGGTCGGGCGCAAGTGCTTCGACCTGTTTCACGGCCGGGGCATGCCCTGCAACGATTGTCCCTCCTTGCGGGCCCTGGCCACGCGCAAACTGGCCATAAGCCTCGTGCCCAAGATCGAGTCGGGCAGCGCTTCGGGCTGGGTGGAGCTTTTTTGTTACCCGCTCTTCGATGACGACGGCGTGGTGTCGGGGGTTGTCGAGATCGTGCGCGACGTCACCGCCGGCAAGCGGCTGGAGGCGGAACTGGCCGACGCGCTGGAGCGGGCCGAGGGGGCCAGCCAGGCCAAGGGCGCGTTTCTGGCCAACATGAGCCACGAGATCCGCACGCCGCTCAATGCCGTGCTCGGCTATGTCCAGCTCATGCTGGCCGACCGTCTGGACCCCAGGCAGCGCGAACGCCTGAACGTGGTCGAGGAATCCGCCGGCACCCTGCTTTCCATCATCAACGACATCCTCGACTATTCCAAGATCGAGGCCGGCCGCATGGAGCTCAAAGCCGCGCCCTTCGATCTGGTGCGCGGCCTGGAGGGCGTGTTCAAGGAGCAGGAGGTCCTGGCCAAGGCCAAGGGGCTCGACCTTGCCCTCGACATCGCGGAAAACGTGCCCGGGGCCGTACGCGGCGACGGGTTGCGGCTGCGCCAGGTGCTGCGCAATCTGGTCAACAACGCCGTCAAGTACACCGACAAGGGGGGCGTACGGCTTGGCGTCGCCATTGCCGACGCGCCGTGCTCCGCTTCCGGCGGGGAGGGCGGCCGGCTGTGGCTGCGCTTCACCGTGGCCGACACCGGAATTGGCATTCCCTACGAGCAGCAGGAAACGATCTTCGACAGCTTCACCCAGATCGACGGCGGCCTGACCAAGCGGCAGGCCGGCACCGGGCTGGGGCTGGCCATCTGCCGCCGGCTGGCCGGGCTCATGGGCGGGACGATATCGCTCGAAAGCACCCCCGGCCAGGGCAGCACGTTCCGGCTGGAATGTCCCTTCGATGCGGCCGGCGCCGAATCGGTGCCCGTCGCGGACGCGCGTCCCGGTTCCCGGCCCGACGACTTGCCGCCGCTTTCCATCCTTTTGGTCGAGGACAACCGGGTCAACCGGGTGTTCGCCTCGGACCTCCTGGAAAATAGGGGCCATACCGTCTCCATGGCCGAAAACGGCCAGGCCGCCCTGGACTATCTGGCCGGGCATCCGGTCGACGTGGTGCTCATGGACATCCAGATGCCGGTCATGGACGGGCTCACCGCCACCCGGGCCATCCGGGCCGGACGTCCGCCCATTGATCCGAATCTGCCGGTCATCGGGTTGTCGGCCTATGCCATGGATCAGGAACGGGAGCGTTTCCTGGCGGCCGGTCTCGACGACTACATCATCAAGCCCATTGACGTGGAAGCCTTTTTCGCGGTCGTGCGCGGCGTGCTGGTCCGTCGCGGCCGCCTGCCGTCCGGGGCGCGCCGGGATGCGGCCTGTGAAAAACGACTCCTCGATACGCAAGGGCTGTTGCGCCAATACCACAACAAGACGGGGCTGTTGACGCGGGTGGGGCGGGCGTTCGTGGCTTCGGTGCCGGAGCAGCTTGCGGCCATGGACGCGGCCCAACGCGCCGGGGACATGGCGGTGTGCGAGCGGGTGGCCCACACGCTCAAGGGCAATGCGGCCATGTTCGGGGCGGCGGCCATGCGCGCTCTGGCCGCCGAGGCGGAACTTGTCGCCGCCGCCGGCGATGCCGACAAGTTCGCCTCCCTGGCGCCGGGCCTGGTCGAAGCCTGCCAGGCGGTGGTGACCGGGCTGGACGATTTTCTGCGGGGGCTCCCGCGATAG
- a CDS encoding histidine phosphatase family protein, which translates to MARTVFYLLRHAETLWNRDKRIQGQWDSELHPEGHAAAEALASRLTGLGLSRILVSDLGRAKSTAGIFNLHLRLPVSVERRLREQHFGEWMGKYWRDIPEADIRAAEAAGWDFRPPGGESRSDVRQRAEHALIDAARANAGRAVLVVTHQGVIKAILYHLLGRLFVPGEPPAFDLSLLQRVVCQDGVLSIDALDVVLPEEAPAPDAA; encoded by the coding sequence ATGGCACGTACCGTCTTTTATCTTTTGCGCCACGCCGAGACGCTGTGGAACCGGGACAAGCGCATCCAGGGACAATGGGACAGCGAATTGCACCCGGAAGGGCATGCCGCCGCCGAAGCCCTGGCGTCGCGCCTCACCGGCCTCGGCCTGTCCCGTATCCTGGTCAGCGATCTGGGTCGGGCCAAATCCACGGCCGGCATTTTCAACCTGCACCTGCGCCTGCCGGTGAGTGTGGAACGCAGGCTGCGCGAACAGCATTTCGGCGAGTGGATGGGCAAATACTGGCGCGACATCCCCGAGGCCGATATCCGCGCGGCCGAGGCGGCGGGCTGGGATTTCCGCCCGCCCGGCGGCGAGTCGCGAAGCGACGTGCGCCAGCGCGCCGAGCACGCCCTGATCGACGCCGCCCGGGCCAATGCCGGGCGCGCGGTCCTGGTCGTCACCCACCAGGGCGTCATCAAGGCCATACTCTACCATCTCCTCGGTCGTCTCTTCGTCCCGGGCGAACCACCGGCTTTCGACCTGTCCCTGTTGCAGCGGGTGGTGTGCCAGGACGGCGTGCTGTCCATCGATGCCCTGGACGTCGTCCTCCCCGAGGAGGCTCCCGCGCCGGACGCTGCGTGA
- a CDS encoding glycosyltransferase — protein sequence MKIAFYCQHVLGMGHLMRTLEIVAALAGHKRLLILGGPDAPVGLPGDVTLVRLPALSMDAAFSALSLEGEALEAAKKTRAAMLREALAAFAPEVFFVELYPFGRKAFEFELVPALAAIRAGAYGPCRVVCGVRDILVEKKDQAGYEARVLDRLERFFDAVCVHGDPALFPLSATFSRAVDIPVPVAYTGYVAPAPQVAVDGTAVRRAFGVEKGRELLVASAGGGKVGSELLAATLAACRTRPRLTALAVRVFTGPYCPHDAYLALMDAAAELPDARVARFTDNFAGLLGSADLSVSLAGYNTVMALLAAGAWGLVYPFDQNREQRLRAGRLEEMGLLGLVGPEDLAPVRLAERIVAALDAPRPPRAAVNLDGARRTAALLTTPAV from the coding sequence GTGAAAATCGCCTTCTATTGCCAGCATGTGCTTGGCATGGGCCATCTCATGCGCACCCTGGAAATCGTCGCCGCCCTGGCCGGGCATAAGCGACTGCTCATTCTCGGCGGCCCCGACGCCCCGGTCGGCCTGCCCGGTGACGTGACGCTCGTCCGGCTGCCGGCGCTGTCCATGGACGCGGCCTTTTCCGCGCTGTCCCTGGAGGGGGAAGCCCTGGAAGCGGCCAAGAAAACCCGGGCCGCCATGTTGCGCGAGGCCCTGGCCGCCTTTGCCCCGGAAGTCTTTTTCGTCGAACTCTATCCTTTTGGCCGCAAGGCCTTCGAATTCGAGCTCGTGCCCGCCCTGGCCGCCATCCGTGCCGGCGCGTACGGCCCCTGCCGGGTCGTTTGCGGCGTGCGCGACATTTTGGTCGAGAAAAAGGACCAGGCCGGCTACGAGGCCCGGGTCCTGGACCGGTTGGAGCGCTTTTTCGATGCGGTGTGCGTCCATGGCGACCCGGCGCTTTTTCCGCTGTCGGCCACGTTTTCCCGGGCCGTGGATATCCCCGTGCCCGTGGCCTACACCGGCTACGTGGCTCCCGCGCCGCAGGTGGCTGTCGACGGGACCGCCGTGCGCCGGGCGTTTGGCGTGGAAAAGGGGCGGGAGCTTCTGGTCGCAAGCGCCGGGGGCGGCAAGGTCGGCTCCGAGCTTCTGGCCGCGACCCTGGCCGCCTGCCGCACGCGGCCGCGTCTCACGGCGCTGGCGGTCCGGGTCTTTACCGGTCCGTATTGCCCGCACGACGCCTATCTGGCGCTTATGGACGCGGCGGCGGAGCTGCCGGACGCCAGGGTGGCGCGCTTTACCGACAATTTTGCCGGGCTCCTGGGGAGCGCCGATCTTTCGGTGAGTCTGGCCGGGTACAACACGGTCATGGCGCTTCTGGCCGCCGGCGCCTGGGGGCTGGTCTACCCCTTCGACCAGAACCGCGAGCAGCGCCTTCGGGCCGGCCGCCTGGAGGAAATGGGGCTTTTGGGCCTGGTAGGGCCGGAGGACCTCGCCCCGGTCCGTCTGGCCGAGCGGATCGTCGCCGCCCTGGACGCGCCCCGGCCGCCTCGGGCCGCCGTCAATCTGGACGGGGCGCGGCGCACGGCCGCCTTGCTGACGACGCCCGCCGTTTGA
- a CDS encoding FkbM family methyltransferase, producing MRESWIDRLLEMALPGAPVIVDGGANKGNVVARLLTALPRAQVLAVEPQPRLARKLAKRFAGDARVTVRAVALGEAADTLTLSIMNRPTLSSLLPPTGIRDKYADQTLTVTETVDVPVLRLDAVTATADVIKLDLQGYELPTLRGASGLLAGVSVVVAETALVPLYDGQALLPELEAFLAEYGFVCDGLYDFARGPEGRIVSGDAFFVKRRASSARRPCAAPRPD from the coding sequence ATGCGGGAGAGCTGGATCGATCGTCTTTTGGAGATGGCGTTGCCGGGAGCGCCCGTCATCGTCGACGGCGGGGCCAACAAGGGCAATGTCGTGGCGCGGCTGCTAACGGCGCTGCCCCGGGCGCAGGTGTTGGCCGTGGAGCCCCAGCCGCGTCTGGCGCGCAAGCTGGCCAAGCGTTTCGCCGGCGACGCCCGGGTGACTGTCCGGGCCGTGGCTCTCGGTGAGGCGGCGGATACGCTCACCCTTTCGATCATGAACCGCCCCACTCTGTCCTCGCTTTTGCCGCCCACGGGCATCCGCGACAAATATGCCGATCAGACGCTCACGGTGACGGAAACGGTGGACGTGCCGGTGCTGCGGCTCGACGCCGTGACCGCGACGGCCGACGTCATCAAGCTGGATTTGCAGGGCTACGAATTGCCGACGCTTCGCGGGGCGAGCGGGCTTTTGGCAGGCGTGTCGGTGGTGGTGGCCGAGACGGCGCTTGTGCCGCTTTACGACGGGCAGGCGCTTTTGCCCGAACTCGAGGCGTTCCTGGCGGAGTACGGGTTCGTCTGCGATGGGCTCTACGATTTCGCGCGGGGCCCGGAGGGGCGGATCGTCTCCGGGGATGCGTTTTTCGTCAAACGGCGGGCGTCGTCAGCAAGGCGGCCGTGCGCCGCGCCCCGTCCAGATTGA
- a CDS encoding IS1595 family transposase, protein MARNIVQFQKGMSEDAFEAQFGTEEKCWAHLVQWRWPEGFVCPICGRDKYSLLIVGRRRLFQCSHCRTQTSVTAGTIFASTKVPLKKWFRAIYHLTQSKGGISSVELARRLGVTQTTAWKMSHKLMQVMLEREHQQRLTGRVEMDDAYLGGKRRGGKRGRGAPGKIPFIAAVETTKSGQPHKMKLCRVKGFRRNEVQRASQKILRSGTLVVTDRLPCFSEVQAAGCRHEPVQDSGRKAVQDSVFKWVNTMLGNVKSALLGTYRAVRGKHVSRYLASFGYRFNRRYDLATMLTRLAWVSLRTPPMPYRLLKLAEDCA, encoded by the coding sequence ATGGCAAGAAACATTGTGCAATTCCAGAAGGGTATGAGCGAAGATGCGTTTGAGGCGCAATTCGGCACCGAGGAGAAATGCTGGGCACACCTCGTGCAATGGCGTTGGCCCGAAGGATTCGTTTGTCCAATTTGCGGCAGGGATAAGTACTCGCTGCTTATTGTTGGCAGGCGACGGCTCTTTCAGTGCTCACATTGCCGTACGCAGACTTCGGTGACCGCTGGCACAATCTTCGCTTCCACCAAAGTTCCCCTCAAGAAGTGGTTCCGCGCCATTTATCACCTCACTCAAAGCAAGGGCGGCATCTCCAGTGTCGAATTAGCCCGCAGACTTGGTGTCACGCAAACGACGGCCTGGAAAATGTCTCACAAGCTGATGCAGGTCATGCTCGAACGTGAACACCAGCAACGTCTCACCGGCCGCGTAGAGATGGACGATGCTTACCTTGGCGGTAAACGACGTGGTGGGAAACGTGGACGTGGTGCCCCAGGAAAAATTCCGTTTATTGCGGCAGTTGAAACGACAAAAAGTGGACAACCACACAAGATGAAGCTGTGCCGAGTCAAAGGTTTTCGGCGTAATGAGGTGCAGCGGGCATCTCAGAAAATCTTGCGTTCCGGGACATTGGTGGTGACGGACCGGTTGCCATGTTTTTCCGAGGTCCAGGCTGCGGGCTGTCGGCACGAACCCGTTCAAGACAGTGGCCGCAAGGCTGTGCAGGACTCAGTATTTAAGTGGGTCAACACCATGCTTGGCAATGTGAAGTCAGCATTATTGGGAACATATCGTGCCGTGAGAGGCAAACATGTGTCGCGCTATCTGGCCTCGTTCGGATATCGATTCAATCGCCGTTATGACTTGGCGACAATGCTCACGCGGTTGGCCTGGGTCTCCTTGCGGACGCCGCCCATGCCTTACAGACTGCTCAAACTGGCTGAGGATTGTGCGTAA